One Cellulomonas sp. Y8 DNA segment encodes these proteins:
- a CDS encoding AI-2E family transporter, which translates to MPAPDPAPRPAPAAGGARFTPGARDSRIPPRWLPRALAMAVAAAFAGILIWRAASMLGNVITIIVISWFVALAMEPMILWLGRRGVKRPLATGITMIGALVLGIAVLGLLGGLFVNQLVDLVQSIPGYYADLRSMAADRFDIELPRTDELLSNAGDYVGSIAPGVIGVGTSIAGGLFTATAVLLVVYYMASAGPKFRAAVCRYLAPHRQREVLRLWEVSQDKVAGFINSRLVLAAISTVATWAFLALIQIPYALPLAVFTGLVSQFIPTVGTYIGGALPVLVALTVSPLRALAVLAFIIGYQQIENLVLTPKVSQRSLALNPAVAFLSVIAAGAVFGALGAFLALPVVATIQAVLSTYLRRHELVDPSLLQDENVGRRKEGDRADADVPGEGELRPPVASPGDPA; encoded by the coding sequence ATGCCCGCGCCCGACCCCGCCCCGCGCCCGGCGCCCGCCGCCGGCGGCGCCCGGTTCACCCCGGGCGCCCGCGACTCGCGGATCCCGCCGCGGTGGCTCCCCCGCGCGCTCGCGATGGCCGTGGCCGCCGCGTTCGCCGGCATCCTCATCTGGCGCGCCGCCTCGATGCTCGGCAACGTCATCACGATCATCGTGATCTCGTGGTTCGTGGCCCTGGCGATGGAGCCGATGATCCTCTGGCTCGGCCGGCGCGGCGTGAAGCGCCCGCTCGCCACCGGCATCACGATGATCGGCGCGCTGGTGCTCGGCATCGCGGTGCTCGGCCTGCTGGGCGGGCTGTTCGTCAACCAGCTCGTCGACCTCGTGCAGTCGATCCCCGGCTACTACGCGGACCTTCGGTCGATGGCCGCCGACAGGTTCGACATCGAGCTGCCCCGCACCGACGAGCTGCTCAGCAACGCAGGCGACTACGTCGGCAGCATCGCGCCCGGCGTCATCGGCGTCGGCACCTCGATCGCGGGCGGGCTCTTCACCGCCACCGCCGTGCTGCTGGTCGTCTACTACATGGCCAGCGCCGGCCCGAAGTTCCGCGCGGCCGTCTGCCGCTACCTCGCCCCGCACCGGCAGCGCGAGGTGCTGCGGCTCTGGGAGGTGTCGCAGGACAAGGTCGCCGGGTTCATCAACTCCCGGCTCGTGCTCGCCGCCATCTCCACCGTGGCGACCTGGGCGTTCCTCGCGCTGATCCAGATCCCGTACGCGCTGCCGCTCGCCGTGTTCACCGGCCTGGTCTCGCAGTTCATCCCGACCGTCGGCACCTACATCGGTGGCGCGCTGCCGGTGCTCGTCGCGCTGACCGTGTCGCCCCTGCGGGCCCTGGCGGTCCTCGCGTTCATCATCGGGTACCAGCAGATCGAGAACCTGGTGCTCACGCCGAAGGTGTCCCAGCGGTCGCTCGCGCTGAACCCGGCGGTCGCGTTCCTCTCGGTGATCGCCGCCGGGGCCGTGTTCGGGGCGCTGGGGGCGTTCCTCGCGCTGCCCGTCGTGGCGACCATCCAGGCCGTGCTGTCGACCTACCTCCGCCGGCACGAGCTCGTCGACCCCTCGCTGCTCCAGGACGAGAACGTCGGCCGGCGCAAGGAGGGGGACCGCGCGGACGCCGACGTCCCCGGCGAGGGCGAGCTGCGTCCCCCGGTCGCGTCCCC